The genomic DNA GACTGCCCCTACCTAAAAAGGCAATCTATAACCTGTTGAGCTTGAGCTTTACTTCAGGTAAAATAGTGAAGTTCACGATGGGGTGTAGCCAAGTGGTAAGGCAACGGGTTTTGGTCCCGTGATTCGCAGGTTCGAACCCTGCCACCCCAGCCAGGAATTATATAGGGAGTAAATGAAGTATATATACATTGACGAGAGCGGTGACATCGGCCGCAAGAGCAAATATATTGTTTTTGCGGCGGTAATTACCGAAAACGACAGGCAGCTTGAAAAAGCAGTCAAGAAGGTGTGGCGGGCGAAACCTCAATACCACAAAAAGGGCCGGTTACACTCGGTAGAGGTTGATGACGCAACCAGGATCCGTATTCTTAGTGTAATATCTGACCTGGACATCACTATTAAGTTTCATGTATTTAAGAAGGCCGCGAGCCTACCGGACCAGCATAAACAGTATTATGCAGAACTGAGCAAGTTCGTTGCAAATTATGTTAAAGATCACATAATTATTGTTGAACGCAAAGACACCCTTAAGAAAAGAAATGAGATCATTCACAGGTGTAGCCTCGAGTCTATCTTTAAGAAAGTTATATTTGCCGACCCTCATAACTACAAGCAGTTGCAAGCTGTAGATTTTATAGCTTGGTCATACGGTCGAGTCATTGAGCAAAAAGACGACTCATTTTATAAAATAATTGAAGAAAAGTGCTTTAATTAGCCAAACAAAAGAAAGCCTCCCGCTTTGACGGATCACTCAAGGTGAACCAACACGGGAGGTCTTACTTCTCTGCAAATTGTAGCACAATGTAACACGTTCGTCAAAATACTGCGGTTGCCAACCATAATTTGCCTTATTTGTTAGTTATTGCCAAAATGAGGTTATGGATTCTGGAAGCGAGTAAGCGCTCTTGCTCCAGCAGCTTTAGCGAGGCAGCTATATTCTGAATCTCAAGTTAAAGCTTTGCGACTCGCAATTAAAAGATACGGGTATATATTTTCAACTAGACGAAGTTAGTGAAGCTCTGCTGCAGGTTATTTCTACGCCAATACAAATGGACAGACCTCGCCTCAAAAAGTAAATCAGCTTAATTTGATAATTTAGTACACTTATGGCATAATTTGGTGGATCTTGAGGGAGATCGTTAACCCTATACCTC from Patescibacteria group bacterium includes the following:
- a CDS encoding DUF3800 domain-containing protein, which codes for MKYIYIDESGDIGRKSKYIVFAAVITENDRQLEKAVKKVWRAKPQYHKKGRLHSVEVDDATRIRILSVISDLDITIKFHVFKKAASLPDQHKQYYAELSKFVANYVKDHIIIVERKDTLKKRNEIIHRCSLESIFKKVIFADPHNYKQLQAVDFIAWSYGRVIEQKDDSFYKIIEEKCFN